Proteins encoded together in one Planctomycetaceae bacterium window:
- the cobA gene encoding uroporphyrinogen-III C-methyltransferase, with the protein MKKGCIYLVGAGPGDPGLMTVRGLELLGGADVVVYDYLASPRLLRHARADAELVYVGKQAGRHAMAQEQINELLVARARAGAAVVRLKGGDPYVFGRGGEEALAAVEAGVPFEEVPGVTAGIAAPAYAGIPVTHRITAAGVAFVTGHETPDKEGSDLDYEVLAHWKGTLVFYMGVANVESICGQLVAHGLDAATPAAIVRWGTTPQQQVVAATVATLAAAARQANLSPPAMIVVGQVVRLRERLDWFERRPLHGRRIVVTRSREQASSLTDALTELGADVIEMPAIRIAPPQDDAPLREAAARPADFDWIVFTSANAVEGFFNALGAAGLDSRALAPCRLAVIGPVTARRLAACGLRADVQPSSFDGAHVTGALAAADDLRGKKILCPRSDIAPRDLIDALTAAGADVRDVVAYRTEPDCRGAQQVRELLQERQVHWITFTSSSTVRNFFDAVEPEAVRSAAARLASIGPMTTRTLEQSGVAPAVEAKVHTIEGLVECILEHERAGGGR; encoded by the coding sequence CGGGCGGATGCCGAACTGGTTTACGTGGGCAAGCAGGCCGGTCGTCACGCGATGGCGCAGGAGCAGATCAACGAGTTGCTCGTCGCGCGGGCCCGCGCCGGGGCGGCGGTGGTGCGCCTCAAAGGCGGCGACCCCTACGTGTTCGGGCGCGGGGGCGAAGAGGCCCTGGCGGCGGTCGAGGCGGGCGTGCCTTTCGAGGAGGTCCCCGGCGTTACAGCCGGGATCGCCGCGCCGGCGTATGCGGGCATTCCCGTGACGCACCGCATAACGGCCGCCGGCGTCGCCTTTGTGACCGGGCACGAGACGCCGGACAAGGAAGGCTCGGACCTGGACTACGAGGTCCTGGCGCACTGGAAGGGCACGCTCGTGTTCTACATGGGCGTGGCGAATGTCGAGAGCATCTGCGGGCAACTGGTGGCCCACGGGCTCGACGCCGCCACGCCGGCGGCGATCGTCCGATGGGGCACAACCCCACAGCAGCAGGTGGTCGCCGCCACCGTCGCGACGCTGGCGGCTGCGGCGCGCCAGGCGAATCTGTCGCCGCCGGCGATGATCGTCGTGGGGCAGGTGGTGCGCCTGCGAGAGCGGCTTGACTGGTTCGAGCGCCGCCCTCTGCACGGGCGCCGGATCGTCGTGACGCGAAGCCGCGAGCAGGCATCGAGCCTGACCGACGCACTGACCGAACTGGGCGCCGACGTGATCGAGATGCCCGCCATCCGGATCGCCCCGCCCCAGGACGACGCGCCGCTGCGCGAGGCGGCGGCCCGGCCGGCGGACTTTGACTGGATCGTCTTCACCAGCGCCAATGCCGTCGAGGGATTCTTCAACGCCCTTGGCGCCGCCGGACTGGACAGCCGCGCCCTGGCGCCGTGCCGCCTGGCCGTGATAGGCCCGGTCACCGCCCGGCGGTTGGCCGCCTGTGGTCTGCGGGCCGACGTCCAACCGTCCTCCTTCGACGGCGCACACGTGACCGGCGCCCTGGCCGCGGCTGACGACCTGCGCGGCAAAAAGATCCTCTGCCCGCGCAGCGACATCGCCCCGCGCGATCTGATCGACGCCCTGACTGCCGCCGGGGCCGACGTGCGCGACGTCGTCGCCTACCGCACCGAGCCGGACTGCCGCGGCGCCCAGCAGGTGCGCGAGCTTCTGCAGGAGCGACAGGTACACTGGATCACCTTCACCAGCTCTTCGACGGTCAGGAACTTTTTCGATGCCGTCGAGCCCGAGGCGGTGCGGTCGGCCGCGGCGCGCCTGGCCAGCATCGGCCCGATGACCACGCGCACGCTGGAGCAATCGGGCGTCGCGCCGGCCGTCGAGGCGAAGGTCCACACGATCGAGGGCCTCGTCGAGTGCATCCTCGAGCACGAGCGTGCGGGAGGGGGTCGCTGA